A genomic window from Flavobacterium phycosphaerae includes:
- a CDS encoding zinc-dependent metalloprotease produces MKKHYVLLIFMFSLSQVFAQRNNPWQVLDNETSITSEKVKETPYSENQKLLQFNTAVFQTVLATVADRASGQPGTEFLLPNVEGQLEKFLVWESSNFEPELQTKYPNIRAYVGRGVTDPTARLNFSFSPLGIQTMVFRADSGAEYIEPYTKDRSVYVIFDAKTRISNGSKFACTTDDDALTQQLKNSVSVQSSAQIYKTMRLALSCTAEYTTYFGGTVAGALAGMNNTMTRVNAVMENDLAVKLLIIANNDLVIYTNAATDPYSTVTGNQAPAAWNTQVQNALTNVLGNAAYDIGHLFGASGGGGNAGCVGCVCVDDTASTTDKNKGSGYTSPYDGIPAGDNFDIDYVAHEMGHQLGANHTFSYGGVGCSSGQCEDSSVNVEPGSGSTIMGYAGITGSTDVQAHSDAYYAFKSISQIQSNLQSKTCPISYNTTTTPAYTNTKPTVSSGGNISIPIGTAFKLVGSGTGTSGEVLTYCWEDNNDATIISAADSMPSPTKTDGPNFRSRVPSASPVRYMPALASVLAGTLTTTWETVSTVGRTLSFGLTVRDNVLNGGQTNSIAKIVTVNANAGPFVVTSQSTTGVNWTPATTETITWDVANTTILAGSTNVNIKLSTDGGLNFDTVLATDTPNDGSETITVPNVSALNCRIMIEPTANFYWAVNSKAFSIGATCHAYSISPNAAIADATVANTAGVVTTSVLNVQDDVTISNLKVNLKINHTKTGDLVVKILHPDGTIRTLWNKNCNTGTYSGIDITFADGSGAISCASPSTGTHNAAQSSLALAGYNGKSSLGNWTLTVTDNNPTNTGTLVSWGIDLGCTLATNSYEISDLTIYPNPNKGNFNIQFSNAASNEIKVNVFDMSGRKIFENNYTGQGTFNENIQLNHAQAGVYLVNVSDGNRKMVKRIIIE; encoded by the coding sequence ATGAAAAAACACTACGTATTATTGATTTTTATGTTTTCTCTTAGCCAGGTTTTTGCGCAAAGAAATAACCCTTGGCAAGTTTTAGACAACGAAACTTCAATTACATCAGAAAAGGTTAAGGAAACACCTTACTCCGAAAATCAAAAACTATTACAATTTAATACTGCCGTTTTCCAAACGGTTTTGGCGACAGTAGCTGACAGAGCTTCAGGACAACCCGGAACAGAGTTTTTATTGCCAAATGTAGAGGGTCAATTAGAAAAATTTCTAGTTTGGGAATCTTCTAACTTTGAGCCTGAATTGCAGACAAAATACCCAAATATCAGAGCCTATGTCGGAAGAGGTGTTACTGATCCAACAGCACGATTAAATTTTAGTTTTTCACCGTTAGGTATTCAAACTATGGTGTTCAGAGCTGATTCAGGAGCTGAATATATTGAGCCTTATACAAAAGACAGATCAGTTTATGTGATTTTTGATGCTAAAACCAGAATCAGCAACGGGTCAAAATTTGCCTGTACAACAGATGATGATGCTTTGACACAACAATTGAAAAATAGTGTGTCAGTACAATCAAGTGCCCAAATCTATAAAACAATGCGTTTGGCGTTGTCTTGTACGGCTGAATACACTACTTATTTTGGAGGTACTGTAGCCGGAGCTTTAGCCGGAATGAACAATACCATGACCCGTGTTAATGCTGTAATGGAAAATGATTTGGCTGTGAAATTATTGATTATTGCCAACAATGATTTAGTGATTTATACTAATGCGGCGACTGACCCTTATTCTACAGTGACCGGAAATCAAGCGCCTGCTGCTTGGAATACACAAGTTCAAAATGCACTAACTAATGTGTTAGGAAATGCCGCTTATGATATTGGGCACTTATTTGGAGCCAGTGGTGGTGGTGGAAATGCAGGCTGTGTAGGTTGTGTGTGTGTTGATGATACTGCCAGCACAACCGATAAAAACAAAGGAAGCGGATATACTTCTCCTTATGACGGGATTCCTGCTGGGGATAATTTTGATATTGACTATGTAGCTCATGAAATGGGACACCAACTGGGAGCTAACCATACTTTTTCTTATGGTGGAGTTGGGTGTAGCAGTGGTCAATGTGAAGATTCAAGTGTAAATGTGGAGCCGGGAAGTGGTTCAACTATCATGGGATATGCCGGGATTACGGGGTCTACTGATGTTCAAGCCCATTCCGATGCGTATTATGCTTTCAAGAGTATTTCTCAAATCCAATCTAACTTACAATCAAAAACCTGTCCTATATCTTATAACACTACTACAACACCGGCTTATACCAATACAAAACCTACAGTTAGTAGTGGTGGTAATATAAGCATTCCAATAGGTACAGCTTTTAAATTAGTAGGGTCAGGTACCGGAACTTCAGGAGAAGTTTTGACTTACTGTTGGGAAGATAACAATGATGCTACTATAATTAGTGCAGCGGATTCGATGCCATCACCAACTAAAACGGATGGACCGAACTTCAGATCAAGAGTACCAAGCGCCTCACCGGTAAGATACATGCCTGCTTTAGCCAGTGTATTGGCGGGGACTTTAACAACCACTTGGGAAACCGTTTCTACTGTTGGCAGAACTTTGAGTTTTGGATTAACGGTTAGAGATAACGTCTTGAATGGTGGACAAACAAACAGTATTGCTAAAATAGTAACAGTGAATGCAAATGCAGGACCTTTTGTAGTAACCTCTCAAAGTACTACCGGAGTAAACTGGACACCGGCTACCACAGAAACCATCACTTGGGATGTGGCTAACACTACCATTTTAGCAGGTTCTACCAATGTAAATATTAAATTGTCTACTGACGGAGGTTTAAATTTTGACACTGTTTTAGCTACTGATACACCTAATGACGGTTCAGAAACCATTACTGTTCCTAATGTTAGTGCATTAAATTGTAGAATCATGATTGAACCAACGGCTAATTTCTATTGGGCTGTTAACTCAAAAGCATTTTCTATCGGTGCAACTTGTCATGCTTATTCTATTTCACCTAATGCCGCTATTGCTGATGCTACCGTTGCTAATACAGCCGGTGTAGTTACCACTTCTGTTTTAAATGTACAGGATGATGTGACCATCAGTAATTTGAAAGTAAATCTTAAAATTAATCATACCAAAACAGGAGATTTAGTAGTGAAAATTCTTCACCCAGACGGAACTATAAGAACCTTATGGAACAAGAACTGTAACACCGGAACTTACTCAGGAATTGATATCACTTTCGCAGATGGTTCAGGTGCTATCAGTTGTGCCAGTCCATCCACCGGAACACACAATGCAGCGCAGTCATCACTTGCTTTGGCCGGTTATAATGGTAAATCTTCTTTAGGAAACTGGACATTAACTGTTACCGATAATAATCCTACCAATACCGGAACTTTAGTTTCTTGGGGAATTGATTTGGGATGTACATTGGCAACCAATTCTTATGAAATTTCAGATTTAACAATTTACCCAAATCCTAACAAAGGAAATTTCAATATACAGTTTAGTAATGCTGCTTCGAATGAAATAAAAGTTAATGTATTTGATATGAGCGGAAGAAAAATATTTGAAAATAACTATACCGGACAAGGGACTTTCAACGAAAACATTCAATTAAACCATGCTCAGGCAGGAGTTTATTTGGTTAATGTTTCTGACGGTAACCGAAAAATGGTAAAACGTATAATTATCGAATAA
- a CDS encoding TolC family protein, with product MKNKVILLFLLMAGIMQAQEKKQNYSFSLQQAIAHALEHNYSAINANRDIEAAKQKKWETTTIGLPHLDGSVNYQNNFKIQQNQFTVNGVTNTLEFGNYNSMDAGLKLSQLIFDGSYLVGLQSAKTYLKISQNAKIKTNNELREIVVNSYGNVLLAQESVLILEKNKTILTKTLNDTREVFKNGLIEEENVEQLQLTLATVESSLEYSKRMKSIASNMLKLVLGIDLNEELILTDNLTALTQNNLDLAILKEEFSVENNIDYQIGKNVEESNRLLVKLEKSKALPTLGAAVNFGSNTFGSRFTMFNTDQKWFNYSNLGVGLNVPIFSSFGRSARTQQAKIALEQSKTQLIETEQKLKLQFEKAKSDYEYSLEQFATAKNNLSLAERIEGKQQIKFREGLSSSFDFTEAQQQLYSKQQDYLQSMVDVINKKATLEKILNKN from the coding sequence ATGAAAAACAAAGTTATACTACTCTTTCTCCTGATGGCAGGCATCATGCAGGCTCAGGAAAAAAAGCAAAACTATTCGTTTAGTTTGCAGCAAGCCATTGCTCATGCGCTCGAGCACAATTATTCAGCCATCAATGCCAATAGAGATATTGAAGCCGCCAAGCAAAAAAAATGGGAAACCACCACCATTGGTTTGCCTCATTTAGACGGGAGTGTGAATTATCAAAACAACTTTAAGATTCAACAAAATCAATTTACGGTTAATGGCGTAACCAATACATTAGAATTTGGAAATTATAATTCGATGGATGCCGGGTTGAAGTTGAGCCAACTGATTTTTGATGGTTCCTATTTAGTAGGGTTGCAATCGGCAAAAACCTATTTGAAGATTTCACAAAATGCCAAAATAAAAACCAACAACGAGTTAAGAGAAATTGTGGTTAATTCCTATGGCAATGTATTGTTGGCCCAAGAAAGTGTTTTGATTTTAGAAAAAAACAAAACCATTTTGACCAAAACCCTCAACGACACCCGTGAAGTATTCAAAAACGGATTAATCGAGGAAGAAAACGTAGAGCAATTACAGCTTACATTGGCTACGGTTGAAAGTTCATTAGAATATTCTAAGAGAATGAAATCTATTGCAAGCAATATGCTGAAGTTAGTTTTAGGCATCGACTTGAACGAAGAATTAATCCTAACGGACAATCTTACGGCGCTTACACAAAACAATCTGGATTTGGCCATTTTGAAAGAAGAATTCAGTGTGGAAAACAACATTGATTACCAAATTGGCAAAAATGTTGAAGAAAGTAACCGTTTACTAGTGAAACTGGAAAAAAGCAAAGCCTTGCCAACGCTGGGAGCGGCCGTAAATTTTGGTTCAAATACTTTTGGAAGTCGTTTTACCATGTTTAACACAGATCAAAAATGGTTCAATTATTCCAACTTAGGAGTTGGTTTAAACGTGCCAATCTTCAGTAGCTTTGGTAGAAGTGCCCGAACACAACAAGCCAAAATTGCTTTGGAACAATCAAAAACACAATTGATTGAAACCGAACAAAAACTGAAACTGCAATTTGAAAAAGCCAAAAGCGATTATGAATACAGTTTGGAACAATTTGCGACTGCCAAAAACAATTTAAGCTTAGCCGAAAGAATCGAAGGCAAACAACAAATCAAATTTCGTGAAGGTCTTTCTTCCAGTTTTGATTTTACAGAAGCTCAACAACAATTGTACAGCAAACAGCAAGATTATCTGCAATCAATGGTAGATGTCATCAACAAAAAAGCAACTTTAGAAAAAATATTAAATAAAAACTAA
- a CDS encoding polyprenyl synthetase family protein, which translates to MHAISQYQDIVTTHFNSLSFQKEPNSLYEPIRYILSLGGKRLRPVLTLMATEVFDADCHEALAAATAVEVFHNFSLIHDDIMDDAPLRRGKETVHEKWNVNTGILSGDAMLILAYQYFESYEPTVFRELAKLFSKTALEVCEGQQYDVDFETRDDVTIPEYLKMIEYKTAVLVGAAMKMGAIVAQTSDENASAIYDFGLNLGIAFQLQDDYLDAFGNPETFGKQVGGDIIENKKTYLYLKAIEFAKPNEKEQLLHLFSIQPNDNTDKINSVKEIFNQTGASEATQKAIQDYTFTAFAMLEKININADKKAILKAFGENLMNRNV; encoded by the coding sequence ATGCACGCGATATCGCAGTATCAGGACATAGTCACAACCCATTTCAATTCCTTATCTTTTCAAAAAGAACCCAATTCTCTTTATGAACCCATACGGTATATCCTTTCGCTTGGGGGCAAAAGATTGCGTCCGGTTTTAACGTTAATGGCCACCGAAGTCTTTGATGCCGATTGTCATGAAGCATTAGCCGCAGCAACGGCGGTTGAGGTTTTTCACAACTTTTCGCTGATACACGATGATATTATGGACGATGCACCACTTAGACGAGGGAAAGAAACGGTACACGAAAAATGGAACGTGAATACCGGAATTTTATCCGGCGATGCGATGCTGATTTTGGCGTATCAATATTTTGAAAGTTATGAGCCGACAGTTTTTCGCGAATTGGCCAAATTATTCAGTAAAACAGCATTAGAGGTTTGTGAAGGTCAGCAATACGATGTTGATTTTGAAACTCGAGACGATGTTACGATTCCCGAATACCTGAAAATGATAGAATACAAAACAGCCGTTTTGGTTGGAGCTGCTATGAAAATGGGGGCTATTGTAGCGCAAACTTCGGATGAAAACGCCTCTGCGATTTATGATTTCGGATTGAATTTGGGCATAGCCTTTCAGTTGCAAGACGATTATTTAGATGCGTTCGGTAACCCGGAAACTTTCGGGAAACAGGTTGGTGGCGACATTATTGAAAATAAAAAGACCTATTTATACCTCAAAGCAATTGAGTTTGCCAAACCCAATGAAAAGGAACAATTACTGCATTTGTTTTCTATTCAACCCAATGATAATACGGATAAAATCAATTCGGTGAAAGAAATTTTCAATCAAACCGGCGCTTCGGAAGCCACACAAAAAGCCATTCAAGATTATACTTTTACCGCTTTTGCCATGTTGGAAAAAATAAATATCAATGCTGATAAAAAAGCAATTTTGAAAGCTTTTGGCGAAAATTTAATGAATCGAAATGTCTAG
- a CDS encoding zinc-dependent metalloprotease, which translates to MKLKVLFVLLVFQMSFAQHRTCGTQALMQQIMANPVSRQIHLDNQAKFELELQNETLNKNSNATNSTAAALITIPVAVHFPSAGAASATVKTCLRNFAQTQINILNADYNAANADISNWAADAPYYPMVTSVGNLNVKFVLATVNHPAGSGIAEGTVAVTFGTDFLSNADSDSTWAGYLNLVCRNISGGILGYSPLGGSPSAGETVVIDNNAFGSGSGCTGYVPGAPYNLGRTLTHELGHFFNLDHTFNGCGTNCSTQGDKVCDTPALGTENYDCPAAGDVAGCVPDQYALTMNYMDYVNDACMYMFTLGQENRMRTYYNAIALEFKTDVLANTKFVENTFSLYPNPNKGSFTIEFKELTGSYSVEVFDVAGQTIYENNYDQSAGLTQTINLQNTSTGVYFINIKTENGLVTKKLLIQ; encoded by the coding sequence ATGAAATTAAAAGTACTTTTCGTGTTACTCGTTTTTCAAATGAGTTTTGCACAGCATAGAACTTGCGGTACGCAAGCCTTAATGCAACAAATCATGGCAAACCCTGTGTCAAGACAAATTCACCTTGATAATCAGGCAAAATTTGAATTAGAGTTGCAAAATGAAACACTAAACAAAAACAGCAATGCTACTAATAGTACAGCGGCTGCACTAATTACAATTCCGGTAGCTGTTCACTTTCCTTCAGCAGGTGCTGCTTCAGCCACGGTTAAAACTTGTTTGAGAAACTTTGCTCAAACTCAAATTAATATTTTAAATGCGGATTATAACGCAGCCAATGCCGACATTTCAAATTGGGCGGCTGATGCTCCTTATTATCCAATGGTTACCAGTGTTGGTAATTTAAATGTTAAGTTTGTTTTAGCTACTGTCAACCACCCGGCAGGATCAGGTATAGCGGAAGGAACCGTTGCGGTAACTTTTGGAACCGATTTCCTTTCTAACGCTGACTCTGATAGTACTTGGGCTGGATATTTGAATTTAGTATGTAGAAATATATCAGGTGGAATTCTTGGTTATTCTCCTCTTGGAGGTTCGCCTTCAGCCGGTGAAACGGTTGTTATTGATAACAATGCGTTTGGTTCAGGAAGTGGTTGTACCGGTTATGTACCAGGTGCTCCATACAATTTAGGAAGAACTCTTACTCACGAATTAGGTCACTTTTTTAATTTAGATCACACCTTTAATGGTTGTGGTACTAACTGTAGCACTCAAGGAGACAAAGTATGTGATACACCAGCTTTAGGAACTGAAAATTATGATTGTCCGGCTGCAGGTGATGTAGCAGGATGTGTGCCTGATCAATATGCCTTAACTATGAACTACATGGATTATGTTAATGATGCTTGTATGTATATGTTCACTCTTGGTCAAGAAAATAGAATGAGAACTTATTATAATGCTATTGCTCTTGAATTTAAAACTGATGTTTTAGCCAACACTAAATTTGTAGAAAACACCTTTAGCTTGTATCCAAATCCAAATAAAGGAAGCTTTACGATTGAATTTAAAGAATTAACAGGAAGCTATTCTGTTGAAGTATTTGATGTTGCCGGTCAAACTATTTATGAAAATAATTATGATCAATCAGCTGGTTTAACTCAGACCATCAATTTACAAAACACTAGTACAGGTGTTTACTTTATCAACATTAAAACAGAGAATGGATTGGTAACTAAAAAATTACTTATTCAGTAA
- a CDS encoding TetR/AcrR family transcriptional regulator has translation MNTKIIDKATEMYLSFGFKSVTMDDIASKMGISKKTIYQHFENKTDLVEAVTMHLFETISCGIDNIQAMDKNPIEELYAIKDFVLKNLKNESTSPIYQLQKYYPQIHKTLMSRQFEKMGDCVIENLRKGIEQGLFRDDINLELIGRFYFAGMTSIKDAELFNPIQFSSKLVQETYLEYHVRGISTAKGIAVLEEIIKNNNQ, from the coding sequence ATGAATACTAAAATTATAGACAAAGCAACGGAAATGTACCTATCCTTCGGGTTTAAGAGTGTAACTATGGATGATATTGCTTCGAAAATGGGGATTTCCAAAAAAACGATTTACCAACATTTTGAAAATAAAACCGATTTAGTAGAAGCGGTGACGATGCATTTATTTGAAACCATTTCTTGCGGGATAGATAACATTCAAGCTATGGATAAAAATCCAATTGAGGAGCTTTATGCCATTAAGGATTTTGTTTTGAAAAATTTAAAAAACGAAAGCACCTCGCCAATTTATCAATTGCAAAAATACTATCCGCAAATTCACAAGACACTAATGTCGCGTCAGTTTGAAAAAATGGGAGATTGTGTTATCGAAAACCTTCGAAAAGGAATTGAACAAGGCTTGTTTCGTGACGATATTAATCTGGAATTAATTGGTCGTTTTTATTTTGCCGGCATGACCAGCATTAAAGATGCAGAGCTTTTTAATCCAATACAATTCAGTTCAAAATTAGTACAAGAAACCTATTTAGAATACCATGTAAGAGGGATTAGCACCGCAAAAGGTATCGCCGTTTTAGAAGAAATAATTAAAAACAATAATCAATAA
- a CDS encoding efflux RND transporter periplasmic adaptor subunit, translating into MKKILYLSAFSIFLLSCSNGVKKDSIDDLISAKNVKALQDKKTALQGDITKIEAALATLDVKKEEALVSVTTVKDTVFNHYLDIQGSVNTKENILVQPEFSGTLTSLTVKAGDRVAKGQILGRVDDGGMSQQLANAENQYALAKTTFERQKNLWDKKIGSEIQYLQAQTQMISAQKGVAQIKAQLTKTVIRAPFTGTIDEVFVEKGQVVAPSAQGLMRIVNLGNMYVSTTVPETYIGKLKVGTLVDVYLTSLNKTYKGKVRQVGSFINPSNRSFGIEVSVPNPENLLRPNQVAKLKITDYVNKNAIVVPTNVVQEDGNGDHFVYTVEGSNGKTGTAKKVIVTVGKSSDNVTEILSGLTANEIIVTEGVNNISEGMKLNF; encoded by the coding sequence ATGAAAAAAATACTATACCTATCGGCATTTTCCATTTTTTTACTGTCCTGTTCAAACGGAGTAAAGAAGGATAGCATTGATGATTTAATCTCTGCTAAAAATGTAAAAGCTTTGCAGGATAAAAAAACGGCTTTGCAAGGCGACATTACCAAAATTGAAGCGGCTTTAGCAACATTGGATGTTAAAAAAGAAGAAGCTTTGGTTTCGGTAACAACAGTAAAAGATACGGTTTTCAATCATTATCTTGACATTCAGGGAAGCGTGAATACCAAAGAAAATATTTTGGTACAACCGGAATTTAGTGGAACATTAACATCGCTAACGGTAAAAGCCGGAGACCGCGTTGCTAAAGGACAAATTTTAGGTCGTGTGGATGATGGCGGTATGAGCCAACAATTGGCCAATGCTGAAAACCAATATGCTTTAGCCAAAACCACTTTTGAAAGACAGAAAAATCTTTGGGACAAAAAAATTGGATCTGAAATTCAGTATTTACAAGCACAAACCCAAATGATTTCGGCTCAAAAAGGAGTAGCACAAATCAAAGCACAATTGACAAAAACAGTTATTCGTGCTCCGTTCACCGGAACAATTGATGAAGTTTTTGTAGAAAAAGGACAAGTGGTAGCGCCAAGTGCTCAGGGTTTAATGCGTATAGTGAATTTGGGCAATATGTATGTTTCCACTACAGTTCCAGAAACCTATATCGGCAAATTAAAAGTGGGTACGTTAGTAGATGTGTATTTAACTTCTTTGAACAAAACCTATAAAGGCAAAGTGCGTCAGGTGGGTAGCTTCATCAATCCAAGCAACAGAAGTTTTGGTATTGAAGTAAGTGTTCCCAATCCAGAAAACTTGTTGCGTCCTAACCAAGTGGCTAAGCTAAAAATCACTGATTATGTGAATAAAAATGCTATTGTAGTGCCAACCAATGTAGTTCAGGAAGACGGAAACGGCGACCATTTTGTTTACACCGTAGAAGGCAGCAACGGAAAAACCGGAACCGCTAAAAAAGTAATTGTTACCGTTGGAAAATCTTCAGACAATGTGACTGAAATCCTAAGCGGTTTAACTGCTAATGAAATCATAGTTACCGAAGGCGTTAACAACATTTCGGAAGGAATGAAACTAAATTTCTAA
- the bioB gene encoding biotin synthase BioB: MSITKHNWTKEEIIAIYNKPLMDLLYEAASIHREHHDPNVVQVSTLLSIKTGGCPEDCGYCPQAARYQTKIEGNDLMTVSQVKAQALRAKSNGSSRVCMGAAWRNVRDGEEFDQVLEMVRTINKLDMEVCCTLGMLTENQAQRLAEAGLYAYNHNLDTSEDYYKEVISTRGFEDRLNTIENVRKTNVTVCSGGIIGMGESIEDRAGMLVALSTLNPQPESVPINALVAVEGTPMESEKPVEIWEMIRMVATTRIIMPETQVRLSAGRTEMSREGQAMCFFAGANSIFAGDKLLTTPNPDVNEDMKMFETLGLVAQKPFIKIMQPKTVEAEDSAFQSLGEKPKWTRPGHSIERNLEASTKGK; the protein is encoded by the coding sequence ATGAGTATTACCAAACACAATTGGACTAAAGAAGAAATCATCGCGATATACAACAAACCGCTAATGGATTTGCTTTACGAAGCAGCTTCTATCCATAGAGAACACCACGATCCTAACGTAGTTCAAGTATCTACTTTATTATCTATAAAAACCGGCGGCTGTCCCGAAGACTGTGGCTATTGCCCACAAGCAGCCCGTTACCAAACTAAAATAGAAGGAAACGATTTGATGACGGTAAGTCAGGTAAAAGCACAAGCGCTTCGTGCCAAATCAAATGGTTCCTCACGTGTTTGTATGGGTGCTGCCTGGCGAAATGTTAGAGATGGCGAAGAGTTTGATCAAGTTTTGGAAATGGTAAGAACCATCAACAAACTAGACATGGAAGTATGTTGCACCTTGGGTATGTTAACCGAAAATCAAGCGCAACGTTTAGCCGAAGCCGGATTATATGCTTACAACCACAACTTAGACACCTCTGAAGATTATTATAAAGAAGTAATTTCTACCCGCGGTTTTGAAGACCGATTAAACACCATTGAAAACGTTCGTAAAACCAATGTAACGGTTTGCAGCGGAGGGATCATTGGGATGGGAGAAAGCATTGAAGACCGCGCCGGAATGTTGGTAGCACTTTCAACTTTAAATCCACAACCAGAATCGGTGCCTATCAATGCCTTAGTGGCTGTAGAAGGCACTCCTATGGAAAGCGAAAAACCGGTTGAAATCTGGGAAATGATTCGTATGGTAGCCACTACCCGTATCATAATGCCCGAAACCCAAGTACGCCTTTCCGCAGGAAGAACCGAAATGTCACGCGAAGGACAAGCTATGTGCTTCTTTGCCGGAGCCAACTCTATTTTTGCCGGCGACAAATTATTGACTACGCCAAATCCGGACGTAAACGAAGACATGAAAATGTTTGAAACACTTGGACTGGTAGCACAAAAACCTTTCATCAAAATAATGCAGCCTAAAACCGTTGAAGCTGAAGATTCAGCTTTCCAATCATTAGGCGAAAAACCAAAATGGACCAGACCGGGCCATAGTATTGAAAGAAACTTAGAAGCCTCAACCAAAGGGAAATAG
- a CDS encoding cupin-like domain-containing protein, which translates to MALALSEIERIKTISKEDFYNHYVKKQKPVVIEQLTTDWPAYDKWYLNYIKTVAGDKMVPLYDDRPVSHKDGFNEAHAQMKMADYIDLLQSKPTNYRIFLYNLIKEVPSLQEDFKWPDIGLKLVKQLPMLFFGGENAKVFMHYDIDYSNILHFHFHGTKRCMLFAPDQTPYLYKVPHALISREDIDFDNPDFDKWPALKKAKGLVAELKHGEMLYMPEGYWHYMNYVTPGFSMSLRAFPTSITNLSKAAYNVFIMRHFDTVMRKWKGQQWIEYKNQKAIENTNKYQ; encoded by the coding sequence ATGGCGTTAGCACTGTCAGAAATTGAACGCATAAAAACAATTAGCAAAGAAGACTTCTACAACCACTATGTTAAAAAACAAAAACCGGTGGTTATCGAACAATTAACTACGGACTGGCCGGCTTATGACAAGTGGTATTTGAACTATATTAAAACAGTGGCCGGCGATAAAATGGTGCCACTCTATGATGACAGACCGGTTTCGCACAAAGATGGTTTTAACGAAGCCCATGCTCAAATGAAAATGGCAGACTATATTGATTTGCTGCAATCAAAACCTACCAATTACCGCATCTTTCTCTACAATCTAATCAAAGAAGTGCCTTCCTTACAAGAGGATTTTAAATGGCCCGACATTGGCCTTAAACTGGTAAAGCAGTTGCCTATGTTGTTTTTTGGCGGAGAAAACGCTAAAGTTTTTATGCACTACGATATCGATTACTCCAATATCCTGCATTTTCATTTTCATGGCACTAAAAGATGTATGCTTTTTGCTCCCGACCAAACACCGTATTTATATAAAGTCCCACACGCCTTAATCTCACGGGAAGATATTGATTTTGACAATCCCGACTTTGATAAATGGCCGGCACTAAAAAAAGCAAAAGGCTTGGTTGCCGAACTAAAGCATGGCGAAATGCTCTACATGCCCGAAGGATATTGGCATTATATGAACTATGTTACTCCGGGTTTTTCGATGAGTTTGAGGGCTTTTCCAACCAGCATTACCAATTTATCTAAAGCCGCCTATAATGTTTTTATAATGCGTCACTTTGACACCGTTATGCGAAAATGGAAAGGCCAGCAATGGATTGAATATAAAAACCAAAAGGCCATAGAAAACACCAACAAATACCAATAA